The genomic segment CCAGTGGTCGTCTCGGTCGGTTCGGGCTGTTTCCCGCTCGCCAATCGCGGCACGGGGACCACGTTGATTTTGGGATTCACCGAAGTGGGCATCTTCATTGCTGCCCCCGTGTTGGGAATGATCATCGACGAATTCGGATTCGCGACGATGTTCACAGCAACCGGTATCACGACCTTGGCATTCGGTGCGGTCTATTTTTTGTCGACGGAACAAGAGCGCGAAGTCGTTGCCGACGAACAGAACGCCGCCGCCCCATATTCAACCGCAGAAGATCCGATCGCCGCGCCGACCACAGCTGCCAAAACCCCCTGTGGAGAGCCGGTCACCTCAGTCTGCCGGTCCGCTTAAGCCAGCGCACAGTATCTGTCGCAGGGAACTAAACGGCCGACGACGCGTTTCTTCAGCACCATCTGCTGCCGGCGCTCGACTTGACCCCACCGTTCTATGGGATCAATGCTAGTTTGCCGGAGCACCGCCTTCTGGTGCTGGTTGTTCGCCGATATAAAAGACATCGTCCACCAGGCCGTCTTCTCCATGCGAACCGTAGTAGACGTAAATCTCCCGATTCTGTATCAAGCCCTTGAATTCGTACCGGTCCATTCGTTCCGCCAACAATTTATTCGCGCCGATTTTATCATTTTTCTCATGAATGGAGTGGCCGGTCACAAGTTTGGCTACGTCTTCGTCCGTCAACGATTCGCCACTCTCTTCGGCAGCCTGAAACGCATCCATGACTGCTTGGTAATTGCTGTTGTAGGTCGATCGGGCCTTAAACTCATAGAACGCGAGGCCGACGAGAATGAGAATCCCACCCCAGATAATCGCCATTTCAACCGGCGACCGGGATTTGGAACTGCCTGACTTTTTCCTGCTTCGCGAATTGCTCATCGTGCTGCTTCTAGTTGGACGGTGCAAAAAAAGGGTAACAGCGAATCATGCAACAGCTCCGTCGACGCCAGACGTGCAGTTGGGCCATGGGTGCCGCAGGCAATGAACGAAGATGCTCTTGTCTGCGCAGCGCCGCACCTTTCTACCCGGAGAAACTTCCGCAGGGAACGAATCATTCACGGATTCATTTGTTGGTCTTGGGCCGTGGACGATGTATCCCGCCTTCGACTTCTTTGACCACTTCAGCCAAAATGGCCGGATCCGCCTGAGCGACAACATGATCGACACGGCTTTGGGGAACTCCCAATCGTAACATCGTTTCGCTAGCCTTTTCCCACAAGGTCGCGCGCTTCTTTTTGCCTTCCGCCAGAAAAAGATTTGTGACCAACTCGCTCAAGCGCTGCTGGTCAATTTGCTCTCGATTGTCGTAAAACCGTTTAATGACTTTTTGTTGATATTTAGAGCGGTCAGCCATGGAATGTTCTTTCGCGTCGCCAATTTAGAAATCATCATGATTTCGGCTTCCTTGAATCAAGGAAGCCGCAAGGAAATCCCCAGGCGGATCGCCATCGCCCGCCGGGGACCGTTTAGGTTACCAATATCGGTTCGAGAATTCGAGAAGTTTGGCCCCAAGGCTGCGCGTTTTCTCCTCACGCAAGATCAGGCAATTCTCTTGTGATCCGGCAAATTTCATGACCTTTTTCGATTTTGCCGATCAGCGGCGAGTTGGAGACCTGTATAGGCCTCGCCGTGCACCACACGAACTATGCCACCGCTGGTGTCGATGGATGACAGGATTCCTTACGGTTTTGAACGCCGATAAAACGGCAAAGCGACGACGGTCGCCAATGCCCGCTTTCCACGAATGTCGACTTCAAGCACTGTACCGACATCTGACCGCGACTGGTCAATGTAGCCCATAGCAATCGATTTTTGCAGCGTAGGCGAGAACGTTCCGGAAGTGACTTCTCCGATTTTAGCGTCCCCTATCAGTAATTCAGCACCTTCGCGGGCAATGCGGCGGCCTTCCAGCTCTAAGCCTACGCGTTTACGCCGGTCCGTAATTTCTTTGGCGGCAGCCAGGGCCGGTTGGCCGATGAAATCACCGACATCCAATTTCACAGCGAATCCCAACCCCGCAGTGTAGGGATCGATCTGTTCATTCAGCTCATGCCCATACAACGGCATGGCGGATTCTAAACGAAGCGTGTCACGGCACCCCAGTCCGGCCGGAAGCAACCCCTGCTCTTTCCCGTCAGCAATCAACGTTTCCCACAATTCCACTGCTTGTTCGTTGCTGACAATCACCTCGAACCCATCTTCGCCGGTGTAACCGGTGCGGCTGACCAGCCCGGGATGCCCCAACACTGACGTTTCAACCGCGGTGTAGTATCCCATTTCGGCAAGATCGACTCCCACGTGTGGGGAAAGGATCTCTAAGGCCAGCGGGCCTTGGATCGCCAGCATGAATTGCTGTAGTGTTGCATCGTCGACTTCCACGTCGAAGCCTTCACGAAAGTTTTCGATCCAACTGACAATTTTTTCGCGATTCGAAGCATTGACCACGAGTAGATAGAAATCCGGAAACCGATACACCAGCACATCGTCTAAAATACCACCCGCGTCATTGGTGACGAGCGCATAACGCACTTGGCCGACTTCCATCGAAATCACGTCGTTGGTGACGATCGAATCCAACACCACCGCCGCATCGGGTCCGCGAAAATAAATGCGTCCCATGTGTGCAATGTCGAACACCCCCGCTGCTTGCCGGACGGCGTTATGTTCATCGATGATCGTCGAATACTGCACGGGCATATCCCAGCCCGCAAAGTCGACCATACGGCCTCCGGCAGCAACATGCCAAGCATGACAAGCGGTTTCATTCACAACGAGATTCCATTTCGTTTAAGTTCTTTTAATCGACGATGCCAAGATAAATCACTGGAGAGTGATCGTCAACGCGACGGCGATGATCGTTACCCGGTAACGCCGTCTCGTCGCCCTTTTCAAAACACTCAAGTGCCCGCGCGACCACCCAACCGCAACAGCAACTGCTCCAACACCGCCCGCTCGGACAAAGCGCTGCTTCCCTTGAGGTCCATATCCGCGTCCGCTAGCCAACCGTAGATCTTCTCCGCACGGGGGCGGCCGATTCTCCGCATATAGGAGACGATCTTCCCCACGACAAATGGTTGCATTCCCGTCGACTTGAGCGCATCGGCCAACGGCATACCGTGCCGGGAAATCTCCGTCGCCTTAGCGATGCGGCGATACGTATAATTGATGCCCCCCAACAACTTCATGGGAGCTTCCCCAGCGGCCAAAAGTTTATCCAACAATCCGATCGCCTGTCCGACATGGCCATCGCGAACTGCATCCAGCATGGCCCAGGTCGTCTCCGCGCGCCACCCCCCGACCAGAATCCGCACCGCTTCAGCGTCAATGTTTTCAGTCTCACCGACATACGTCGACAGTTTGTCCAACTCGGTGTCCAACTGCGCCAAACTGGTTCCGGCCAGTTCGACCAAGATCTGCGCCGCTGGGCCGTCAATGGTCTTGCCATACTTCTGCCGCGCGTGGGCGGAAATCCACCGCGGCACTTGCGCCGGCTTGAGCGCTGCGCAATTGATGTCCAATCCGACCTTGGCAACTTTCTTGGCTAGCTTTGTATTCTTGGGCCAAGACTTGAGATCTAAAACTAGCACCGATTTTTTCGCCGGTTTGTCGAGATACTTTTCCAAACCAGCGCGATAGCTCGAGACAAATTCGTCCGCAGTCTCGACGATCACCAACCGGCAATCGCTCCACATCGACACCGTGCGCAGTTCGTCCAACACCCGCACCAATTCGGCATCATTGCCGGTAAAGCGGGTGGGTAGCGCATCTTCGTCTTCGTGCCCCAAAACCTGATCGGCAACCACCTTGAGCGCCGCCGATTTCAGGTATTGCTCCGCTCCATAAATTGCAACTACGGTTCCGTGATCTTGCTTGGCCGGAGATTTCAGGTATTCAATCGCATCCATATTATTTCTTGCGGCGCATTAACCCCATACGCCGATGATGCCCCCCATGATGGTCAGCAACACAACACGATATCCGACTTGAATCAAAAACAACTCCAGCGAGTTGCCGCTGAACAGGTAATCGGAAAACATTGAAGTCGCCACGATGCCTACCCCTAAAATGAATCCTAAGCGGGCCCCCCGAAACAAGCTGGGATCGCCCAAGGCGTTGATCAATATCGCCAAAATAATGGCTGTGAAAAATGTACTCACAAACGTCAGAGACATCGCCACCGCCGGGCTACCTAGTTCATTCTTCGACTTGCCGATCGCCGCTAACCAACTGCGGCCAAAGCCGGACGCCGAATACCACCACCCGCCCAACATGAAACTAGCGAGGGTGGCCACCAGCACGGCCCAATAATTCACGTGCAAAATATGGTAATACATCAAGGTATCTCCGCAGGAAATGGTGCGTCTATTCAAGCAAAGCTGTGACAATCCTCTTTACATACCCTGCCGACACAATTCGAGCAAGCATCAGTTGCCGCAAACTTCGGATTTCGCCAGACGAGTTGCATCGACCCGCAAAATCAGCTCAGCGTGAGAACGCAGTTGCCAACGCACGAATGTGCTCCGGCCCCGTGCGACAACACCCGCCGATAAGCCGCGCTCCCGCCGCACGCCAACGCTGGGCCGCTCGCACAAAATCATCGCAGCTTGCCGTGCCGGTCCAACACCGGCGGCCCGCATCCCATGTTTCTCCAGAATTGGGAT from the Symmachiella macrocystis genome contains:
- the gcvT gene encoding glycine cleavage system aminomethyltransferase GcvT, which gives rise to MNETACHAWHVAAGGRMVDFAGWDMPVQYSTIIDEHNAVRQAAGVFDIAHMGRIYFRGPDAAVVLDSIVTNDVISMEVGQVRYALVTNDAGGILDDVLVYRFPDFYLLVVNASNREKIVSWIENFREGFDVEVDDATLQQFMLAIQGPLALEILSPHVGVDLAEMGYYTAVETSVLGHPGLVSRTGYTGEDGFEVIVSNEQAVELWETLIADGKEQGLLPAGLGCRDTLRLESAMPLYGHELNEQIDPYTAGLGFAVKLDVGDFIGQPALAAAKEITDRRKRVGLELEGRRIAREGAELLIGDAKIGEVTSGTFSPTLQKSIAMGYIDQSRSDVGTVLEVDIRGKRALATVVALPFYRRSKP
- the holA gene encoding DNA polymerase III subunit delta; translated protein: MDAIEYLKSPAKQDHGTVVAIYGAEQYLKSAALKVVADQVLGHEDEDALPTRFTGNDAELVRVLDELRTVSMWSDCRLVIVETADEFVSSYRAGLEKYLDKPAKKSVLVLDLKSWPKNTKLAKKVAKVGLDINCAALKPAQVPRWISAHARQKYGKTIDGPAAQILVELAGTSLAQLDTELDKLSTYVGETENIDAEAVRILVGGWRAETTWAMLDAVRDGHVGQAIGLLDKLLAAGEAPMKLLGGINYTYRRIAKATEISRHGMPLADALKSTGMQPFVVGKIVSYMRRIGRPRAEKIYGWLADADMDLKGSSALSERAVLEQLLLRLGGRAGT
- a CDS encoding DUF1761 domain-containing protein; this translates as MYYHILHVNYWAVLVATLASFMLGGWWYSASGFGRSWLAAIGKSKNELGSPAVAMSLTFVSTFFTAIILAILINALGDPSLFRGARLGFILGVGIVATSMFSDYLFSGNSLELFLIQVGYRVVLLTIMGGIIGVWG